The following proteins are co-located in the Candidatus Dormiibacterota bacterium genome:
- a CDS encoding M48 family metalloprotease — protein MKPLRRVLPLPVIAALLLSCYPARSLAVTTQQEIRAGQAEDEQITRSEVVETDPLLNAYVQSIANKLWTQVARRDIPYNIKVIKASDVNSFATEGGFVYIDEGLVDFVQSDDELASVIGHETGHIERRHVVTLNSKAQILSLLLGIASIFSPFIYDFGNLVGATVMAKMSREDELEADRYGLQLMSRAGYDPRAMLTMMAHMNVLADQHSDLVDKYLQGHPDPKARIAHLLGYPELDPTVVTEQQRLVQAFSDAERARYSYAALDLGKILQSDPHNVEALLKLAQMQLALGLTNKSGQTLAQAAQLGSPQARALVAVREAELRELEIHRLSLLRVDPDFSRLDTAVDGARQTLADAAQQLETRRDQARDQLKAVQARLQNVSYELPNLGNMQIRPNSRMAAVVSNLEAMARAVNSGIDDASQVIGNIGSLQTDKEGGLLLGSREILNEMAAPLAMHPVPDDSLAILPSYTHMFEQLSLADGDMIRSIDASRASMTLMDQGVGELDDFLRELDHAYVSFGDLDVPDYNGLQPRMSKVLQDFDAAATAASQASQLYNMARARQLSVRITLLGLGGSSQRYATLQYALQQRFGMNGIGYHTMVLDGLTPGDVVAATILAADIASTPQAIVDESLRTHTPIVDLANEHGMHAWPLEIFMGLVYLDYTDDPTKELSGAAPGSLTVGV, from the coding sequence ATGAAGCCGCTTCGTCGCGTCCTTCCGCTTCCGGTCATCGCAGCGCTGCTGCTCTCCTGCTATCCCGCGCGCTCCCTCGCCGTCACGACGCAACAGGAGATTCGGGCCGGTCAAGCCGAGGACGAGCAGATCACGCGCAGCGAGGTCGTGGAGACCGACCCGCTTCTCAACGCGTACGTTCAGTCAATCGCGAACAAGCTTTGGACGCAAGTCGCCCGTAGGGACATCCCCTACAACATCAAGGTCATCAAGGCGAGCGACGTCAACTCGTTCGCGACCGAGGGCGGCTTCGTCTACATCGATGAGGGATTGGTCGATTTCGTACAGTCGGACGATGAGCTCGCGAGCGTGATCGGACACGAGACGGGCCACATCGAGCGGCGTCACGTCGTCACGTTGAACTCGAAGGCGCAGATCCTGAGCCTCCTGCTCGGCATCGCATCGATTTTCTCTCCGTTCATTTACGATTTCGGGAATCTCGTCGGCGCAACGGTGATGGCGAAGATGTCGCGCGAAGACGAGCTGGAGGCGGATCGTTACGGCTTACAGCTGATGTCACGCGCTGGATACGATCCCCGCGCGATGCTGACGATGATGGCGCACATGAACGTGCTGGCGGACCAGCACAGCGATCTCGTCGACAAGTATTTGCAGGGTCACCCCGATCCAAAGGCACGCATCGCACACCTTCTCGGATATCCAGAACTCGACCCGACCGTCGTCACCGAACAGCAGCGCTTGGTGCAAGCCTTCTCGGACGCCGAGCGCGCCCGTTACTCTTACGCCGCGCTCGACCTCGGCAAGATCCTGCAATCGGACCCGCACAACGTCGAAGCCCTGCTCAAGCTCGCGCAAATGCAACTTGCGCTCGGCTTGACGAACAAGAGCGGACAGACGCTGGCACAGGCGGCACAGCTCGGCTCGCCGCAGGCCCGAGCCCTCGTCGCAGTGCGCGAGGCCGAGCTACGCGAGCTCGAGATCCATCGGCTCTCGTTGCTTCGCGTCGATCCCGACTTCAGTCGGCTCGATACCGCAGTGGACGGCGCGCGCCAGACGCTCGCCGATGCCGCGCAGCAGCTCGAGACGCGCCGTGACCAGGCCCGCGACCAGCTTAAAGCCGTCCAGGCGCGCCTCCAAAACGTCTCCTACGAGCTCCCGAATCTCGGCAACATGCAGATACGCCCGAACTCGCGGATGGCGGCCGTCGTCAGCAACCTCGAAGCGATGGCGCGCGCCGTCAACAGCGGCATCGACGACGCTTCGCAAGTGATCGGCAACATCGGCTCCCTACAAACCGACAAGGAGGGCGGCCTCCTGCTCGGGAGCCGCGAGATATTGAACGAGATGGCGGCGCCGCTTGCGATGCATCCGGTTCCGGACGATTCCCTGGCGATTCTTCCGTCCTACACGCACATGTTCGAGCAGCTCTCGCTTGCCGACGGCGACATGATTCGCTCCATCGACGCGTCGCGGGCATCGATGACGCTCATGGATCAAGGCGTCGGTGAGTTGGACGACTTTCTTCGCGAGCTCGACCATGCATATGTCAGCTTCGGCGACCTCGACGTCCCGGATTACAACGGCTTGCAGCCACGCATGAGCAAGGTGCTACAGGATTTCGACGCGGCCGCGACCGCGGCGTCGCAGGCGTCGCAGCTCTACAACATGGCCCGCGCACGTCAGCTCTCGGTTCGGATCACCCTGCTCGGGCTGGGAGGCTCGTCGCAGCGCTATGCGACGCTACAGTACGCGTTGCAGCAGCGGTTCGGTATGAACGGAATCGGTTATCACACGATGGTGCTAGACGGTCTCACGCCGGGTGACGTCGTCGCCGCTACGATTCTCGCGGCCGACATTGCGAGCACGCCGCAGGCGATCGTCGACGAATCGCTACGCACGCATACCCCCATCGTCGATCTCGCCAACGAACACGGCATGCACGCCTGGCCCCTCGAAATCTTCATGGGTCTGGTCTACCTCGACTACACCGACGACCCGACGAAAGAGCTGAGCGGCGCGGCGCCCGGGTCGCTCACCGTGGGAGTATAA
- a CDS encoding MOSC domain-containing protein, whose amino-acid sequence MPLGTLAWIRRYPVKSLAGELLQSAEIWDGGVRGDRTRQLIVESGHARVGRAYRGMEHEGLHLTGDTGVAVALARGRGVGIRVENGERFYFSGAISLIFDRWLDEVSAHVGYAVEPERFRPNFFAQAAEDFRFGESALVGASLDVGDVRLLVTKAISRCVTITYHPSGAAPDPRILRYIARERDAKMGVYCDVLRAGTARSGDSVRLVER is encoded by the coding sequence ATGCCGCTTGGAACGCTCGCGTGGATCCGGCGTTACCCCGTCAAGAGCCTTGCCGGCGAACTCTTGCAGTCGGCGGAGATCTGGGACGGCGGTGTCCGTGGCGATCGGACGCGGCAGCTCATCGTCGAAAGCGGTCACGCGCGCGTAGGGCGCGCGTATCGCGGCATGGAGCACGAAGGGCTGCATCTCACGGGAGATACCGGCGTTGCCGTCGCGCTCGCGCGCGGGCGCGGCGTCGGCATTCGCGTCGAAAACGGCGAACGGTTCTATTTCAGCGGCGCGATCTCACTCATCTTCGACCGTTGGCTCGACGAGGTGAGCGCGCATGTAGGCTACGCGGTCGAGCCCGAGCGCTTTCGACCGAACTTCTTCGCGCAGGCTGCGGAGGATTTCCGTTTCGGTGAATCGGCGCTCGTAGGAGCGTCCCTCGACGTCGGCGACGTGCGACTGCTCGTCACCAAAGCGATCTCCCGCTGCGTGACGATTACCTACCACCCGAGCGGCGCCGCGCCCGACCCTCGAATCCTTCGCTACATCGCACGAGAACGCGACGCAAAGATGGGCGTTTACTGCGACGTGCTGCGTGCGGGGACGGCGCGCAGCGGCGACTCCGTACGCTTGGTCGAGCGCTGA
- the dnaX gene encoding DNA polymerase III subunit gamma/tau, with product MSLYRAWRPKSFSELVGQDSVVRTLTSALAAGKLAHAYLFSGPRGSGKTSAAKILARCIDCVAGPTPTPDNTCENCRAIIDGTALDVLEIDAASNRGIDEIRALRDAVKFAPSAMRMKVYIIDEAHMLTKEGANAFLRTLEEPPPHAVFILATTEPERLPVTILSRCQRYAFRRISIPVIIARMREIAQSENIRIDDAALAAIAYRADGGLRDALTMLEQAAAFGGNGATIDAKTIDLAFGSAGREQAAALVDAVLACDASAALRAIEEASDAGADLAVLTRTLVAEFRNILVARIDPQLLARDLAPEDAARATRIAPDLPQTRIVRALRVLSDALALARMGGNPRLELETALLRFMLEQQDVADTAPPKRREAQPSVKAPPAPPPQKAVPKSQGDLSLQHVRAAWQSIRSKAEGQRQSLRAPLSRAVVEAVDAKAITLGLPEPWIADALLQHAKLIERAIEDVLGVALAVKVRVDGSVRANATAPEPEDADELFDYASEVIRER from the coding sequence ATGTCCCTGTACCGAGCGTGGCGCCCGAAGAGCTTCTCCGAGCTCGTCGGCCAGGATAGCGTCGTCCGCACGCTCACGAGCGCTCTCGCAGCCGGGAAACTGGCCCACGCGTACCTTTTTTCGGGTCCGCGCGGCTCCGGGAAGACCTCGGCTGCGAAGATTCTCGCGCGCTGCATCGACTGCGTTGCCGGACCGACCCCGACGCCGGACAACACCTGCGAAAACTGCCGGGCGATCATCGACGGCACGGCGCTCGACGTTCTCGAAATCGATGCCGCCAGCAACCGCGGAATCGACGAGATCCGTGCGCTACGCGATGCGGTGAAGTTCGCACCATCCGCCATGCGGATGAAAGTCTACATCATCGACGAGGCGCACATGCTCACGAAGGAGGGCGCAAATGCCTTTTTGCGCACGCTCGAGGAGCCGCCACCGCACGCGGTCTTCATCCTCGCAACCACCGAGCCGGAGCGCTTGCCCGTCACGATCCTGTCGCGCTGTCAGCGGTATGCGTTTCGTCGCATCTCGATCCCGGTGATCATCGCGCGCATGCGCGAGATCGCGCAATCGGAAAACATTCGCATCGACGACGCGGCGCTGGCGGCGATCGCCTATCGCGCCGACGGCGGTCTGCGGGACGCACTCACCATGCTCGAGCAGGCGGCGGCCTTCGGCGGCAATGGCGCAACGATCGACGCGAAAACGATCGATCTCGCCTTCGGCTCCGCTGGGCGGGAACAGGCAGCGGCGCTCGTTGACGCAGTCCTGGCATGCGACGCCTCCGCCGCGCTGCGCGCGATCGAAGAGGCGAGCGACGCAGGCGCGGACCTCGCCGTCTTGACGCGTACGCTCGTCGCAGAGTTTCGAAACATCCTCGTGGCGCGGATCGATCCGCAACTGCTGGCGCGCGATCTCGCTCCGGAAGACGCGGCCCGAGCCACGCGGATCGCGCCCGATCTTCCCCAGACGAGGATCGTACGAGCGTTGCGCGTTCTCTCCGATGCACTTGCGCTTGCGCGCATGGGCGGTAACCCGCGCTTGGAGCTCGAGACCGCTCTGCTGCGCTTCATGCTCGAACAGCAAGACGTTGCCGACACAGCGCCTCCGAAGCGCCGGGAAGCGCAGCCATCCGTAAAAGCGCCGCCGGCGCCGCCGCCGCAGAAAGCGGTACCGAAGAGCCAGGGCGACCTTTCGTTGCAGCACGTTCGGGCTGCGTGGCAGAGCATTCGATCGAAGGCTGAAGGGCAGCGGCAGTCGCTGCGCGCTCCGCTCTCCCGAGCGGTCGTGGAGGCCGTAGACGCGAAGGCTATCACGCTCGGGTTACCGGAGCCGTGGATCGCAGACGCGCTCCTCCAGCACGCAAAGCTGATCGAGCGAGCAATCGAGGACGTGTTGGGGGTCGCGCTCGCGGTAAAGGTTCGTGTGGACGGCTCGGTGCGCGCGAACGCTACTGCGCCCGAGCCCGAAGATGCCGACGAGCTGTTCGATTATGCAAGCGAAGTGATACGAGAGAGATGA
- the recR gene encoding recombination mediator RecR: MTGSIAGPLQALIDEFAKFPTIGPKTAARLAFYLLSRPRHEAQSLAEAILAVKDNVRFCSICFGLTQSDPCDICTDERRENTICVVAEAKDVYAIERTGAYKGRYHVLGGLISPIDGIGPAQVRLRELLERVGSERPREIVLATNPNAEGEATALYLSRVIAPLGVVVTRLAYGLPIGGDLDYADEITLAKSLEGRTTL, from the coding sequence GTGACCGGATCGATCGCCGGTCCGCTGCAAGCGCTCATCGACGAGTTTGCAAAGTTTCCGACGATTGGGCCAAAGACCGCCGCGCGTCTCGCGTTCTATCTGCTCTCTCGCCCCCGGCACGAAGCGCAGTCGCTCGCGGAAGCGATCTTGGCGGTGAAAGACAACGTGCGCTTCTGCTCGATCTGCTTCGGTTTGACGCAGAGCGATCCATGCGACATCTGTACCGACGAACGGCGCGAGAACACGATCTGCGTCGTTGCGGAGGCGAAAGACGTCTACGCGATCGAGCGCACCGGTGCGTACAAGGGCCGCTATCACGTCCTCGGAGGCCTCATCTCACCCATCGACGGCATCGGCCCCGCGCAAGTGCGCTTGCGCGAGCTGCTGGAGCGCGTCGGCAGCGAGCGTCCGAGGGAAATCGTTCTCGCAACGAATCCGAACGCCGAGGGAGAGGCGACGGCGCTCTACCTCTCGCGCGTCATCGCGCCGCTCGGCGTCGTGGTGACGCGTCTTGCGTATGGATTGCCCATCGGCGGCGATCTCGACTACGCGGACGAGATCACGCTCGCTAAATCGCTCGAGGGTAGAACGACACTCTAG
- a CDS encoding YbaB/EbfC family nucleoid-associated protein: MMNPANMMAQVKKMQAEMLRVQEELAATVVCGSAAAGAVRVEMTCDQRVKSVKIDPQAIDPGDVETLEDLIVVATNDALQRVGEESQKRMNAVTGGMRIPGLS; this comes from the coding sequence ATGATGAATCCGGCGAACATGATGGCCCAAGTCAAGAAGATGCAAGCCGAGATGCTGAGAGTCCAGGAGGAGCTAGCGGCGACGGTCGTCTGCGGCTCCGCCGCCGCAGGAGCGGTTCGCGTCGAGATGACGTGCGATCAGCGCGTGAAATCCGTGAAGATCGATCCTCAGGCGATCGATCCCGGCGACGTCGAGACGCTGGAAGACCTGATCGTCGTCGCAACGAACGACGCTCTGCAACGCGTCGGCGAGGAGTCGCAGAAGCGGATGAACGCCGTCACCGGGGGCATGCGCATTCCGGGCCTCTCGTGA
- a CDS encoding transcriptional regulator — MSTAKLDRVFHERGRLAICSTLVARSEGISFTRLQSACDLTDGNLNRHLHALMEEGIVATERRTGAGRPQTILHITDAGRRRFLEYIDALEAIVRDVQRSTKRTESPLRAVPARSTSQ, encoded by the coding sequence ATGAGCACGGCGAAGCTCGATCGCGTATTTCACGAGCGTGGGCGCCTTGCGATCTGCTCGACGCTCGTCGCGCGCAGCGAAGGAATCTCATTTACGCGCCTGCAGAGCGCCTGCGATCTTACCGACGGCAATCTGAACCGCCACCTGCACGCGCTGATGGAGGAAGGCATCGTGGCCACCGAACGGCGCACCGGCGCCGGGCGTCCGCAGACGATTCTCCACATCACCGATGCCGGACGTCGCCGGTTTCTCGAGTACATCGACGCGCTGGAAGCGATCGTGCGCGACGTTCAGCGCTCGACCAAGCGTACGGAGTCGCCGCTGCGCGCCGTCCCCGCACGCAGCACGTCGCAGTAA